One Halobaculum roseum DNA segment encodes these proteins:
- a CDS encoding amidohydrolase — protein sequence MTEPADLVVTNAEVHTLADPDETHEAFAVRDGRVVRLGSTYDVEFLAGADTTTIDAGGRVAIPGLIDAHTHLLNAGRTLVHADLSAADSPDEAVELLRERAAEVDTDAGEWVLGFGYDESTWDESRPLTRQDLHAVSETTPVVAVREDMHVASVNDPVFERLRDEMPDDDVRTEGGDPTGVIVEEAVDPVYEAIEPDAAEAEELIRAVQSTANERGVTAVHDMVRQSRAPEVYRDLDLADELTLRVRINYWADHLDSLIDAGLRTNHGSDMVQTGAVKSYTDGTFGGRTAKLHEPYADDPEETGTWVLDPDGIRDLVARADDHGFQVTLHAIGDAAVDAVLDAYEDTDDPGDSRHRIEHSELASDEAIERMADLGVVASMQPNFHKWGFEGGLYDDRLGDRRTDANRLPAYLDAGAPLAFGSDCMPLDPLLGVHYAVNAPSEGQSLGVTEALRAYTGGAAYAGFDEDRLGTLEPGKRADFVLLDDSPWEQSDRIDEVEAALTAVDGHVVYDGR from the coding sequence ATGACCGAACCCGCCGACCTCGTCGTCACGAACGCCGAGGTACACACGCTCGCCGACCCCGACGAGACGCACGAAGCGTTCGCCGTCCGCGACGGCCGCGTCGTCCGCCTCGGCTCCACCTACGACGTGGAGTTCCTCGCCGGCGCCGACACGACCACGATCGACGCCGGGGGGCGCGTCGCGATCCCGGGGCTGATCGACGCGCACACGCACCTCCTCAACGCCGGACGAACGCTCGTCCACGCCGACCTCTCGGCGGCCGACTCCCCCGACGAGGCCGTCGAGTTGCTCCGCGAGCGCGCCGCCGAGGTCGACACAGACGCCGGCGAGTGGGTGCTCGGTTTCGGCTACGACGAGTCGACGTGGGACGAGTCGCGCCCGCTAACGCGCCAGGATCTCCACGCAGTCTCCGAGACGACGCCCGTCGTCGCCGTCCGCGAGGACATGCACGTCGCGAGCGTCAACGACCCGGTGTTCGAGCGCCTCCGCGACGAGATGCCCGACGACGACGTGCGAACGGAGGGCGGCGATCCGACCGGCGTGATCGTCGAGGAGGCCGTCGACCCCGTCTACGAGGCGATCGAACCCGACGCCGCCGAGGCCGAGGAGCTGATCCGGGCCGTCCAGTCGACCGCCAACGAGCGCGGCGTCACCGCGGTCCACGACATGGTCAGGCAGTCGAGGGCGCCGGAGGTGTACCGCGACCTGGACCTCGCGGACGAGCTCACCCTCCGTGTTCGGATCAACTACTGGGCCGACCACCTCGACTCGCTGATCGACGCCGGGCTCCGCACGAACCACGGCAGCGACATGGTGCAGACCGGCGCGGTGAAGTCCTACACCGACGGCACGTTCGGCGGTCGAACCGCGAAGCTCCACGAACCGTACGCAGACGATCCCGAGGAGACGGGGACGTGGGTGCTCGACCCAGACGGGATCCGCGACCTCGTCGCCCGCGCCGACGACCACGGCTTCCAGGTGACGCTGCACGCTATCGGCGACGCAGCGGTCGACGCGGTGCTCGACGCCTACGAGGACACCGACGACCCGGGCGACTCCCGCCACCGGATCGAGCACTCGGAACTCGCGAGCGACGAGGCGATCGAACGGATGGCCGACCTGGGCGTCGTCGCGTCGATGCAGCCCAACTTCCACAAGTGGGGCTTCGAGGGCGGGCTGTACGACGACCGCCTCGGCGACCGGCGAACCGACGCGAACCGCCTGCCGGCCTACCTCGACGCCGGCGCGCCGCTGGCGTTCGGCAGCGACTGCATGCCGCTGGACCCCCTCCTCGGGGTTCACTACGCGGTCAACGCCCCCAGCGAGGGCCAGTCGCTCGGCGTCACCGAGGCGCTTCGGGCGTATACCGGCGGCGCGGCCTATGCCGGCTTCGACGAGGACCGACTCGGGACACTGGAACCGGGCAAGCGAGCCGACTTCGTCCTGCTCGACGACTCCCCCTGGGAGCAGTCCGACCGGATCGACGAGGTCGAGGCGGCGCTGACGGCCGTCGACGGCCACGTGGTGTACGACGGGCGCTGA